The genomic interval CTGGGGCGCCTGTGGCCTAAAGTGACGCGGGCGAGCGCGGCCGACCGCCGGCGCGGCCGCTCCGGGCTCGAAAACGGGGAAAAGGGCCGCGTGCTTACGCCTGGGTGGCGTTGTACGTCACCTGCACCTGCACCTGCACGGAGACGGGACCGGACTCGACGCTCGTGCGCGCGCCCCCGGCGTCGGCCGTCTCGTAGGCGACCGGGCCGCCGTAGTAGCCCTGCGAGGTGGCGACGCTGTGGACGCCGCCGAGGGTCAGGTCGCCGGCGTCGGCGAGCGTCTCGGCCTGCGCGCGGGCGTTCGTCATCGCGTCGTTCAGCGCCTCGTTGCGGAGTTCGCGGGCGCGCTCGTCCGAGAGCGTGAACCGCACGTTCTCGACGCGGGTCGCCCCGCCGTCGACGGCGGCGTCGATGACCGTCCCGACGGTGTCGATGTCGTCGAGCGTCACCTGGAAGCCGTGGTACGCGCGGTAGCCCGGCGCGTCGGGGTTCTCGCGCGCCTGGTAGTTCTCCGAGAGGTCGTAGTTCGTCGTGCGGACCTGCGCGTCCTCGACGCCGGCGTCGCGGAGCGCGTCGCGCATCCCGGAGACGTTCTCGGCCAGCCGCTCGCGCGCCTCGTCCGCGGTGTCGCCGGTCGCCACCACGGCGATGCGGACGACGGCGCGGTCGGGCGCGGCCTCGGCGCTGCCGCTCGCGCCCACGGAGACGGTGGAACCGTCGCCCGCCGCCGCGGTCGGAGTCTGTACGGAGTTCGTGCCGCCGAGCGCGGCCGCGGCGCCGACCCCCGCGAGGAGGACGGCGAGCGCGACGGCGACGACGGCGATGGTTCGTTCTCGCACGGAGGTCATGACGACGGACGAGGGGATAACCGCGCCGGAGGCTCAAACGCCCCTTTGAGGCTATGCCGTCCGGTAGGGGACGAAGCGAACCTGCACCTCGACATCGGGACCCGCGACGGCCGTGACGCGCTCGCGGATGGCGTCGGTGACGCCCGCGGTGTCGGCGTCGGGCGGTACCCCGACGGTGACCGTCACCGACGAGGCGTCGTGCAGGAGGAAGACGGGGTCACGCGGCTCGAAGGCGACGGTCGTCTCGAAGGCGGCCATCTCGGGGTACGCGCCGTCCGCGGCGAACAGCGCCTCCACCTCGCCCTCGACGTTCGACTCCACGTCGGCCGTGGCGAGCGTGTCGTAGGTGACGCCGCCGAGGAACGTCGAGAGCAGGGCGACGGCGACGACGAGGACCGCGACCCGGCGGACGGTGGCGGTGCGGGCCTCGTCCTCGCGGAAGAACCGCGCGGGGCGGTAGCCGTAGTACCACAGCACCGACAGCGCCGCGAGGTTGATGGAGAGCCCGTTCACCACGGCGAGAACGCCCGACGAGACGGCCATCGAGACGCTCCCGTAGGCGATGCCGATGCCGACCGTCGCGGCGGGCGGGACGAGCGCGACGGCGATCATCACGCCGACGAGCGCCGAGGAGACGCCCGTCGTGAGCGAGACGGCCCCCGCCACCCCCGAGCCGAGCGCCACCACGAGCGAGAGGAAGTCGGGGTTGAGCCGCTCGCGCACCTGCCCGAGCGAACCGGGGTCGAGCGACGCGGGCACGAAGTTGAGCGCGTTCACCGCGAACGCGAAGACGGCCGCCGCGACGACGGCGATGCTCATCCCCAGCACCTGCATCCGCACGCCGCGGACGAACAGTTCGTCCTCGTCCACGACGCTCCCGACCGCGGCGGTCATCGCCGGGCCGATGAGCGGCGCGATGACCATCGAACCGACGACGGTGGCCGGCGAGTCGAGGAGCAGGCCCGCGGTGGCGATGACGGCGCTCACGACGGTCATGACGACGTACGTCGGGAGCGACGGGGCGAGGTCCTCCGCGCGGGCCTGTAGCTCCTCGCGGGCGATGCGGTCGTCGTTCTCGTCGTTCTCCTCGTACTCCTCTTTCAACTGCTCGAACTTCCGGGAGACGACCGTCTCCGCGTCGATGATAACCGTGTACGCCCGGTCGTCGATACCCGCCTCGCGGAGCCGTTCGAGCACCGGTTCGACGGCCGCGGTCGGGAGCGGGAAGTAGACGACGCCGACGTACTCGCGGCCGCTCGTCTCGTCGGTGAGGACGTAGTCGATGCCCTCCTCGTCGAGCGTCCCGAGGACGGTGTCGCGCTTCCCGGCGGGGACGGTCACCTGAACGAGTCGCACGACCCATCCACACACCGCGGCCACAAAAGTGGACGCGAAAGCGGTCAGTCGCCC from Halosegnis marinus carries:
- a CDS encoding TIGR00341 family protein, whose amino-acid sequence is MRLVQVTVPAGKRDTVLGTLDEEGIDYVLTDETSGREYVGVVYFPLPTAAVEPVLERLREAGIDDRAYTVIIDAETVVSRKFEQLKEEYEENDENDDRIAREELQARAEDLAPSLPTYVVMTVVSAVIATAGLLLDSPATVVGSMVIAPLIGPAMTAAVGSVVDEDELFVRGVRMQVLGMSIAVVAAAVFAFAVNALNFVPASLDPGSLGQVRERLNPDFLSLVVALGSGVAGAVSLTTGVSSALVGVMIAVALVPPAATVGIGIAYGSVSMAVSSGVLAVVNGLSINLAALSVLWYYGYRPARFFREDEARTATVRRVAVLVVAVALLSTFLGGVTYDTLATADVESNVEGEVEALFAADGAYPEMAAFETTVAFEPRDPVFLLHDASSVTVTVGVPPDADTAGVTDAIRERVTAVAGPDVEVQVRFVPYRTA
- a CDS encoding SIMPL domain-containing protein, whose protein sequence is MRERTIAVVAVALAVLLAGVGAAAALGGTNSVQTPTAAAGDGSTVSVGASGSAEAAPDRAVVRIAVVATGDTADEARERLAENVSGMRDALRDAGVEDAQVRTTNYDLSENYQARENPDAPGYRAYHGFQVTLDDIDTVGTVIDAAVDGGATRVENVRFTLSDERARELRNEALNDAMTNARAQAETLADAGDLTLGGVHSVATSQGYYGGPVAYETADAGGARTSVESGPVSVQVQVQVTYNATQA